One region of Rhizobium sp. WYJ-E13 genomic DNA includes:
- a CDS encoding cytochrome c biogenesis protein DipZ has protein sequence MTLLIIAYLGGALTIFSPCILPILPFVFARAGQPFVRSTLPMLIGMAATFALVATLAAVGGSWAISANEYGRLAALALLAVFGVSLLSPRIAAFITQPVVDFGNRLLNASGKTGSAPTAASALILGIATGLLWAPCAGPILGLVLTGAALQGANLETTFLLIAYAAGAATSLAAALSVGGKIFAGMKKSLGVSERIRQGLGAAVLAGVVVIALGLDTGLLSQLSYASTASFEQAVLDKLNVKPTDSVPSEVASNDKMIGLADTKTHFHSDLPVEGSAPPLDGAVEWLNSQPLTMEQLRGKVVLVDFWTYSCINCIRTIPYVRAWAEKYKDQGLVVIGVHAPEFAFEKKIDNVKKAIGDFKIGYPVAIDNDYKIWRAFDNSYWPAHYLIDAKGQIREHHFGEGNYRKTEQAIQDLLREAGSEMAEGAPVTPDAKGAEASPDLKHIGSGETYIGYKQATGFASNESMRADAANDYSVKQQGLNQWGLAGQWTVGAEEATLEQPGGSIAYRFSARDLHLVLGPDANGKPVRFQVTIDGKAPGADHGSDIDADGNGTVTSTKLYQLVRQSGDIEARNFEIRFLDPGVQAYAFTFG, from the coding sequence ATGACGCTACTTATCATTGCCTATCTCGGAGGGGCGCTGACCATATTCAGCCCATGCATCCTCCCCATCCTTCCCTTCGTCTTTGCTCGCGCCGGACAGCCTTTCGTACGCAGCACGCTACCGATGCTAATCGGCATGGCCGCCACCTTCGCGCTTGTGGCAACACTTGCTGCCGTCGGCGGAAGCTGGGCGATCAGCGCCAATGAATATGGCCGCCTTGCCGCACTGGCCCTGCTTGCCGTCTTCGGCGTCAGCCTGCTTTCGCCACGCATCGCTGCTTTCATCACTCAGCCGGTCGTCGATTTCGGCAACCGCCTGCTGAATGCGTCCGGCAAGACCGGTTCTGCCCCGACAGCGGCAAGCGCGCTCATTCTGGGCATCGCGACCGGTCTGCTCTGGGCACCCTGCGCCGGGCCTATCCTGGGTCTGGTCCTGACAGGGGCAGCTCTCCAGGGCGCCAATCTCGAGACGACTTTCCTGCTGATTGCCTATGCCGCAGGTGCCGCCACCTCGCTCGCGGCGGCCCTTTCCGTCGGCGGAAAGATTTTTGCCGGCATGAAGAAGTCGCTTGGCGTCAGCGAGCGGATTCGCCAAGGGCTGGGAGCCGCCGTGCTTGCAGGCGTCGTCGTCATCGCACTCGGTCTCGACACCGGTCTACTGTCGCAGCTTTCCTATGCCAGCACGGCGTCCTTCGAGCAGGCCGTGCTCGACAAACTCAACGTGAAGCCGACCGACAGCGTGCCGTCCGAGGTTGCAAGCAATGACAAGATGATCGGCCTCGCCGATACCAAGACGCATTTCCACAGCGACCTTCCAGTCGAAGGCTCTGCTCCGCCGCTCGATGGCGCCGTCGAATGGCTGAATTCGCAGCCACTGACCATGGAACAGCTCCGCGGCAAGGTCGTGCTCGTCGATTTCTGGACCTATTCCTGCATCAACTGCATCCGCACCATCCCCTACGTCCGTGCCTGGGCTGAAAAGTACAAGGACCAGGGCCTGGTGGTGATCGGCGTGCATGCCCCGGAATTTGCCTTCGAGAAGAAGATCGACAATGTCAAAAAGGCCATTGGCGACTTCAAGATCGGCTACCCGGTCGCAATCGACAACGACTACAAGATCTGGCGTGCCTTCGATAACAGCTACTGGCCGGCTCACTACCTGATAGACGCCAAGGGCCAGATCCGCGAACATCACTTCGGCGAAGGCAACTACCGCAAGACCGAACAGGCAATCCAGGATCTGCTACGCGAGGCCGGCAGTGAAATGGCCGAAGGCGCGCCGGTGACACCGGATGCAAAGGGCGCCGAGGCAAGCCCGGACCTGAAGCATATCGGCTCGGGCGAAACTTACATCGGCTACAAGCAAGCGACCGGCTTTGCCTCCAACGAGAGCATGCGCGCCGATGCGGCCAACGACTATTCGGTCAAGCAGCAGGGTCTCAACCAGTGGGGTCTCGCGGGCCAATGGACCGTCGGTGCCGAAGAGGCGACCCTCGAACAGCCGGGTGGCAGCATTGCCTACCGCTTCAGTGCCCGCGACCTGCACCTCGTCCTCGGTCCAGATGCTAACGGCAAGCCCGTTCGCTTCCAGGTGACGATCGACGGCAAGGCGCCTGGTGCCGATCACGGAAGCGATATCGATGCCGATGGAAACGGCACGGTGACTTCGACGAAGCTCTACCAACTGGTGCGCCAGTCCGGCGACATCGAAGCCCGCAACTTCGAGATCCGCTTCCTCGATCCTGGCGTCCAGGCCTATGCCTTTACGTTCGGCTGA
- the dhaL gene encoding dihydroxyacetone kinase subunit DhaL, translating into MSANAARRLSRMFHRISVAISAEKDHLSDLDGAIGDADHGITMALGFQAVNGELAKRDLDEMPPSEVFSIAASAFLDAVGASTGPLYATAFRKAAQVLKQDEALSVAGQAAIVEAMTSGIRERGKGQRGDKTMLDAWIPATEAAAAARDRQASVSTMWAEIVDAADAGARSTRSMVATRGRAARLGERSLGHIDPGAASAVVIIKAMKDTFTENEPAE; encoded by the coding sequence ATGTCGGCAAACGCAGCCCGCCGCCTCAGCAGGATGTTTCACCGGATCTCGGTCGCAATTTCGGCTGAGAAGGACCATCTCTCCGATCTGGATGGCGCGATCGGCGATGCCGATCACGGCATCACAATGGCACTCGGTTTCCAGGCGGTGAATGGCGAACTGGCAAAGCGCGATCTCGATGAGATGCCGCCCTCAGAGGTGTTTTCAATTGCCGCCTCGGCCTTTCTCGATGCCGTCGGTGCGTCGACGGGACCTCTCTATGCGACGGCTTTTCGCAAGGCGGCGCAGGTCCTGAAGCAGGACGAAGCGCTCTCGGTTGCCGGCCAGGCGGCGATCGTCGAGGCGATGACATCAGGTATCAGGGAACGCGGCAAGGGACAGCGCGGCGACAAGACGATGCTGGATGCCTGGATCCCGGCAACCGAAGCGGCAGCCGCCGCACGCGACCGGCAGGCGAGCGTTTCGACCATGTGGGCGGAGATTGTCGACGCCGCCGATGCCGGCGCCCGCTCGACACGCTCCATGGTCGCCACCCGCGGCCGCGCCGCCCGCCTCGGCGAACGATCGCTCGGCCATATTGATCCCGGCGCCGCATCGGCCGTTGTCATCATCAAGGCAATGAAGGACACGTTCACGGAGAATGAGCCGGCGGAGTGA
- a CDS encoding ATP-binding protein, with protein MSVGAVIRSRFWPNTLKARLFLILLLGLAIAYGLSFTVLFVERSMSAKAVMLGTLESDVATSIAVLDRLPADQRAGLLDRLSRGNYRFVLGPGLPGVPDNSSKGREIGGRIEEAIGGTYPIRMETIPGDISRLQAHLTLSDGSPLTIDITPRPPMPIAAWLPYVLAIQMVLLVLCTWFAVRQAIRPLGALAAAADALDPNKKGPPLSERGPSEVAHAARAFNTMRERIAHYLEERVQILAAISHDLQTPITRMRLRADMADDSPEKDKLVRDLGEIERLVQDGIAYARSAHGNGEKFSRIDLSSFIDSIAYDYQDMDKAVAVIGLVQGVASTKPHALRRILTNFIDNALKFAGAAEIGVERKDEGAIAITVMDRGPGIPDAMLEAAMQPFFRLEQSRNRETGGTGLGLAIAQQLAAAIGGSVRLYNREGGGLAAEITIRAN; from the coding sequence ATGAGTGTCGGAGCTGTTATTCGCTCCAGATTTTGGCCGAACACACTCAAGGCTCGGCTTTTCCTTATCCTCCTGTTGGGTCTGGCGATTGCCTATGGCCTGTCGTTCACCGTACTCTTCGTCGAGCGATCCATGTCCGCCAAGGCCGTCATGCTTGGTACGCTGGAAAGTGACGTCGCGACCTCGATCGCTGTTCTCGACCGCCTGCCGGCAGACCAGCGGGCCGGCCTGCTCGACCGCTTGAGCCGTGGCAATTATCGCTTCGTGCTCGGACCAGGTCTTCCCGGCGTGCCAGACAATTCCAGCAAGGGCAGGGAAATCGGCGGCAGGATCGAGGAGGCGATCGGCGGCACCTATCCGATTCGAATGGAAACCATTCCCGGCGATATCAGCCGGTTGCAGGCGCATCTGACGCTGAGCGACGGAAGCCCCCTGACAATCGACATTACGCCCCGACCTCCCATGCCGATTGCGGCATGGCTGCCCTATGTGCTCGCCATCCAGATGGTGCTGCTCGTGCTTTGCACATGGTTTGCCGTCCGTCAGGCGATCCGTCCGCTTGGCGCGCTTGCTGCCGCGGCCGATGCGCTCGATCCCAACAAGAAAGGGCCGCCGCTCAGCGAGCGCGGCCCGAGCGAAGTTGCGCATGCGGCGCGCGCCTTCAACACCATGCGGGAGCGAATTGCACATTATCTCGAAGAGCGCGTGCAGATTCTGGCGGCAATTTCCCACGACCTGCAGACGCCGATCACCCGCATGCGCCTGCGCGCCGATATGGCCGACGATTCTCCCGAGAAGGACAAGCTGGTGCGTGATCTCGGTGAGATCGAGCGGCTGGTGCAGGACGGGATCGCCTATGCCCGCAGCGCCCATGGCAATGGCGAGAAGTTTTCGCGCATTGACCTGTCATCCTTCATCGACAGCATCGCCTATGATTATCAGGACATGGACAAAGCCGTCGCCGTTATAGGCCTCGTGCAGGGTGTCGCATCGACAAAACCCCATGCGCTTCGACGCATTCTGACGAACTTCATCGATAATGCTCTGAAATTTGCCGGCGCCGCCGAAATCGGCGTCGAGCGGAAAGACGAGGGGGCTATCGCCATCACCGTGATGGATCGTGGCCCGGGCATTCCGGATGCCATGCTGGAAGCTGCCATGCAGCCTTTCTTCCGGCTGGAGCAATCGCGCAACCGGGAGACCGGCGGCACGGGGCTCGGCCTTGCCATCGCCCAGCAGCTGGCCGCAGCGATCGGCGGATCGGTGCGCCTCTATAACCGCGAAGGCGGCGGGCTGGCGGCCGAAATCACCATCCGCGCCAACTGA
- a CDS encoding bifunctional sugar-binding transcriptional regulator/dihydroxyacetone kinase subunit DhaK produces the protein MTAKTSSARRNGTADIAAEPIPLRYGDDPYVWACWLYYEDGMTQGDIAETMGISRATVNSYLADARARGIVNISIEPARLSSLTIAQELKRHFGLHDCLVVPSDDNTRPLIERLGSAGAQALQKILKSGDTLAVVWGRTIMAVGEQASIPGLQDMTVVQATGGTSATFAYTPELCAAAFADAVDAKLINIAAPAIVSSSAVRDVFLREPLIDGQFEALSRANKVIFGIASMRPNSTIHTSGFFDSVSLQDYLAKDATGVVAGRFIDGHGRPVAGPLDDRTVGISLDLLKKINTRIAVAGGFDKVPAILAALRGGYVNVLITDAATGRGILNADGVTEVDQKLSQRPKVDSEITTPPTGFRTHIKKFLNNPDDVVEEMLDGVVKAHASYLRPVDSSHRALVARSGPRAGKVGLVVGGGTGHEPAFLGYVGKGLADAVAVGNIFSSPPPGPILQCAKAASGGAGVLFVYGNYAGDVMNFEMAAEMAAEENIEVRTVVTTDDISSSPLEDRDGRRGVAGNFFIFKIAGAACDRGLSLDACEAVTRKANARTFTMGVALEPSSLPQTRRHNFEIGPDDIEIGMGIHGEPGVMRERMMSADAVVDVVMDRIFSEMKAVSGDRVAVLVNSFGGTPLMELYILFRRVEQRLSAKGIKIEANWVGHYCTSLDMVGASISVLHLDQELTDMLHHPCDTAFLRVVD, from the coding sequence ATGACCGCTAAGACATCATCGGCACGAAGGAATGGTACGGCTGATATCGCGGCCGAGCCCATTCCGTTGCGCTACGGAGACGACCCCTATGTATGGGCGTGCTGGCTCTACTATGAAGACGGCATGACTCAGGGCGATATCGCCGAAACGATGGGCATTTCGCGCGCGACGGTGAACAGCTACCTCGCCGATGCGCGTGCCCGCGGCATCGTCAATATTTCCATCGAACCCGCGCGGTTAAGCTCACTGACCATCGCCCAGGAGCTGAAGCGGCATTTTGGCCTGCACGACTGTCTTGTCGTGCCGAGCGACGACAATACCCGTCCATTGATCGAGCGGCTCGGCTCAGCAGGCGCCCAGGCCCTGCAGAAGATCCTCAAATCCGGCGACACGCTGGCGGTTGTCTGGGGGCGTACGATCATGGCGGTCGGCGAGCAGGCTTCCATTCCGGGGCTTCAGGATATGACCGTCGTGCAGGCGACGGGCGGAACGAGCGCGACTTTCGCCTATACGCCGGAACTCTGTGCCGCGGCTTTTGCCGATGCGGTCGATGCCAAGCTCATCAATATTGCAGCACCTGCCATCGTCTCCAGCTCCGCGGTCCGCGATGTGTTCCTGCGCGAGCCGCTGATCGACGGGCAGTTCGAGGCGCTTTCACGGGCGAACAAGGTGATCTTCGGCATCGCCTCCATGCGGCCGAATTCCACCATCCATACAAGCGGCTTTTTCGATTCCGTATCGCTGCAGGACTATCTGGCCAAGGATGCGACCGGTGTGGTGGCGGGCCGTTTTATCGACGGTCACGGACGCCCTGTCGCGGGACCGCTGGACGACCGCACGGTCGGCATATCGCTCGATCTGTTGAAGAAAATCAACACGCGCATCGCCGTTGCCGGCGGTTTCGACAAAGTGCCGGCCATTCTTGCTGCACTCCGTGGTGGCTATGTCAATGTGCTCATCACCGATGCCGCGACCGGCCGCGGCATTCTCAATGCCGATGGCGTGACGGAGGTCGATCAGAAGCTCTCGCAACGCCCGAAGGTGGACAGCGAGATCACCACACCGCCGACTGGCTTCCGCACTCATATCAAGAAGTTCCTGAACAACCCCGACGATGTCGTGGAAGAAATGCTCGATGGCGTCGTCAAGGCACATGCGAGCTACCTTCGCCCGGTCGACAGTTCCCACCGTGCGCTCGTTGCCCGTTCAGGTCCGCGAGCCGGCAAGGTCGGTCTGGTCGTCGGGGGTGGCACGGGGCATGAGCCGGCCTTTCTCGGCTATGTCGGCAAGGGGCTTGCCGATGCGGTCGCGGTCGGCAACATCTTTTCCTCGCCGCCACCGGGGCCGATCCTGCAATGCGCCAAGGCGGCATCGGGCGGAGCGGGGGTACTCTTCGTCTATGGCAATTACGCCGGTGATGTGATGAACTTCGAGATGGCCGCCGAGATGGCCGCGGAGGAGAATATCGAGGTCCGCACGGTCGTGACGACCGACGATATCTCTTCCTCGCCCTTGGAGGACCGGGATGGTCGCCGCGGTGTTGCCGGCAATTTCTTCATCTTCAAGATCGCCGGTGCAGCCTGCGACCGCGGCCTGTCGCTCGATGCCTGCGAAGCCGTAACCCGCAAGGCCAATGCACGGACCTTCACCATGGGTGTCGCGCTTGAACCCAGTTCGCTGCCGCAGACGCGTCGCCATAATTTCGAGATCGGACCTGATGACATCGAGATCGGTATGGGTATCCATGGCGAGCCCGGCGTGATGCGGGAGAGGATGATGAGCGCCGATGCCGTCGTCGATGTCGTCATGGACAGGATTTTCTCGGAGATGAAAGCGGTCTCGGGAGATCGTGTCGCCGTGCTGGTCAATTCCTTCGGCGGCACGCCTCTGATGGAGCTCTACATTCTCTTCAGGCGCGTGGAACAGCGGCTGAGTGCAAAGGGCATCAAGATCGAGGCGAATTGGGTGGGGCATTATTGCACATCGCTCGACATGGTCGGCGCATCCATATCGGTCCTGCATCTCGATCAGGAACTGACGGATATGCTGCATCATCCTTGCGATACGGCATTCCTCAGGGTCGTAGACTGA
- a CDS encoding response regulator — protein MEHVDHILIVDDDREIRELVSSYLTKNGLRTSVAADGRQMRSFLEANTVDLIVLDVMMPGDDGLVLCRELRAGKHKATPILMLTARSDEMDRIIGLEMGADDYLPKPFAARELLARIKAVLRRTRALPPNLQISEAGQWLRFGDWRLDTVGRHLLDKEGTEIALSGAEYRLLRVFIDHPQRVLNRDQLLNLTQGRDAELFDRSIDLLVSRVRQRLGDDAREPTYIKTVRSEGYVFSVPVEIEEARS, from the coding sequence ATGGAGCATGTCGACCATATCCTGATCGTCGATGACGATCGTGAAATCCGAGAGCTGGTTTCGAGCTACCTGACGAAGAACGGTCTCCGCACGAGCGTTGCTGCCGATGGCCGCCAGATGCGCAGTTTTCTCGAGGCCAATACGGTCGACCTCATCGTGCTCGATGTCATGATGCCCGGCGATGATGGGCTGGTACTTTGCCGTGAGCTGCGCGCCGGAAAACACAAGGCGACACCGATCCTGATGCTGACGGCCCGCAGCGACGAGATGGACCGTATTATCGGGCTCGAAATGGGCGCCGACGACTATCTGCCGAAACCGTTTGCCGCCCGCGAACTTCTGGCGCGCATCAAGGCCGTCTTGCGCCGCACCCGTGCCCTGCCGCCGAACCTGCAGATATCCGAGGCCGGGCAGTGGCTGCGCTTCGGCGACTGGCGCCTCGATACGGTCGGCAGGCACCTCCTCGACAAGGAGGGAACCGAAATTGCCCTCAGTGGTGCGGAATACCGCCTGCTGCGTGTCTTCATCGACCATCCGCAGCGGGTGCTCAACCGCGACCAGCTTCTGAACCTGACGCAGGGCCGTGATGCGGAACTCTTCGACCGCTCGATAGACCTTTTGGTCAGCCGCGTGCGTCAGCGGCTGGGGGATGATGCCCGCGAGCCGACCTATATCAAGACGGTGCGCAGCGAAGGTTACGTCTTTTCCGTTCCTGTGGAGATTGAAGAGGCCAGGTCATGA
- a CDS encoding DUF488 domain-containing protein, with the protein MIKVEAIKLKRVYAAKAGTDGARLLVDRIWPRGLSKERAALDAWVKDVAPSTELRHWFNHEPDRWEEFHRRYTEELRHKEEEVKLVADFAKKGPVTLLYAAQDDEHNNAVVLRDFLMHRKSE; encoded by the coding sequence ATGATCAAAGTGGAAGCCATCAAGCTCAAACGTGTCTATGCGGCCAAGGCAGGCACGGATGGCGCCCGCCTGCTGGTCGATCGGATCTGGCCGCGCGGCCTCAGCAAGGAGCGCGCCGCTCTCGACGCCTGGGTGAAAGATGTCGCGCCGAGCACGGAACTGCGTCACTGGTTCAATCATGAGCCGGATCGTTGGGAGGAGTTCCACAGGCGCTACACGGAGGAGCTTCGGCACAAGGAAGAGGAAGTGAAGCTCGTGGCAGATTTCGCGAAGAAGGGTCCTGTTACGCTGCTCTATGCCGCTCAAGATGATGAGCACAACAATGCCGTCGTGCTTCGTGACTTCCTCATGCACCGGAAGTCCGAATGA
- a CDS encoding dihydroxyacetone kinase subunit DhaK, whose translation MQRFINNPDEVVEDTVKGFVKAHADIVRLSSDNPRVIAARHAPVSGKVGVITGGGSGHEPAFIGYTGRNMLDAVAVGELFSSPTAKSFLDAARAANGGKGVVCLYGNYAGDNMNVNMAIKLAAKEGIEIATVVANDDVCSAGPEEREKRRGVAGEIFMWKCGAAKAAEGASLEEVRATAQKAIDNCRSIGVGLGPCTLPSVGHPNFAIEPGTMEVGIGHHGEPGVRVEPLKSAKEVAEEMAKIVLDDHQLAAGTEVAVIVSGLGATPLNELYILHDTIESEITGRGLKIHKVYIGNYFTSLEMVGATLTVMALDDELKRLLDIDVQCPAML comes from the coding sequence ATGCAGCGGTTTATCAACAATCCGGATGAGGTCGTCGAGGATACCGTGAAGGGCTTCGTCAAGGCCCATGCCGATATCGTCAGGCTGTCTTCGGACAATCCCCGTGTCATCGCCGCCCGTCATGCGCCGGTCTCCGGCAAGGTCGGCGTCATTACCGGCGGTGGTTCGGGTCATGAGCCCGCCTTCATCGGCTATACGGGCCGCAACATGCTGGATGCTGTCGCTGTCGGCGAACTCTTCTCTTCGCCAACCGCAAAAAGCTTCCTGGATGCAGCTCGCGCGGCCAATGGCGGCAAGGGTGTCGTCTGCCTCTATGGCAATTACGCCGGCGACAACATGAATGTGAATATGGCGATCAAGCTTGCGGCGAAGGAAGGCATCGAGATCGCCACGGTCGTTGCCAATGACGATGTATGTTCGGCAGGCCCCGAGGAGCGCGAAAAACGCCGCGGCGTTGCCGGCGAAATCTTCATGTGGAAGTGCGGAGCGGCGAAGGCTGCCGAGGGCGCGAGCCTCGAGGAAGTCCGTGCGACGGCACAGAAGGCGATCGACAATTGCCGATCGATCGGTGTCGGCCTCGGCCCCTGCACGCTGCCCTCTGTCGGCCATCCGAATTTCGCCATCGAACCGGGTACGATGGAGGTCGGCATCGGCCATCACGGCGAGCCCGGCGTGCGTGTCGAACCGCTGAAATCGGCCAAGGAAGTTGCCGAAGAGATGGCGAAGATCGTTCTCGACGACCATCAGCTTGCGGCTGGAACCGAGGTCGCCGTCATCGTCTCCGGTCTCGGCGCCACGCCGCTCAACGAGCTCTATATTCTTCATGATACGATCGAATCCGAGATCACTGGACGCGGCCTGAAGATCCACAAGGTCTATATCGGCAATTATTTCACATCGCTGGAAATGGTCGGCGCAACGCTGACCGTGATGGCACTGGACGACGAGCTGAAACGGCTTCTGGATATCGACGTCCAATGCCCGGCGATGCTCTGA
- the dhaL gene encoding dihydroxyacetone kinase subunit DhaL produces MQQFQNAGSGDIVLSLADKIIENRAYLSEIDGKIGDGDHGVNMAKGFGMAAERIKGADMSLAQAFDTLGTVLMTEIGGSMGPLYGVMFTQFAETIEKSDAIDAATFSTMLRNGLDGVKAIGSAKVGDKTLLDTLVPAITAFDTAVGSGRSFGEALTGLVAAAEAGRDSTRDLVAKIGRASRLGERSLGVLDAGATSCALILKSLADGVETRLQPA; encoded by the coding sequence ATGCAGCAATTTCAGAATGCCGGGTCGGGCGATATCGTTCTCTCGCTGGCGGACAAGATCATCGAAAACCGCGCCTATCTCAGCGAAATCGACGGCAAGATCGGCGACGGTGACCACGGCGTCAACATGGCCAAGGGGTTCGGCATGGCTGCCGAACGCATCAAGGGGGCGGACATGTCGCTGGCGCAAGCCTTCGACACACTTGGCACGGTCCTGATGACAGAGATCGGCGGTTCGATGGGGCCGCTCTATGGCGTGATGTTCACCCAATTCGCCGAAACCATTGAAAAGTCTGACGCGATCGACGCCGCGACCTTCAGCACCATGCTGCGCAATGGCCTCGACGGTGTCAAGGCGATCGGCTCGGCCAAGGTCGGCGACAAGACGCTGCTCGATACGCTCGTGCCGGCAATCACGGCATTCGATACGGCGGTCGGCAGCGGCAGATCCTTTGGCGAGGCGCTTACGGGGCTCGTTGCGGCCGCTGAAGCCGGAAGGGACAGCACGCGCGATCTCGTCGCCAAGATCGGTCGCGCCAGCCGCCTTGGCGAACGGTCGCTCGGCGTGCTCGATGCGGGCGCAACCTCTTGCGCATTGATCCTGAAGTCGCTGGCTGATGGCGTAGAGACAAGGCTCCAGCCCGCCTGA
- a CDS encoding alpha/beta fold hydrolase translates to MSNEINLQRRHFLGVAAMTMAAAEFGLTGAASAQSMQATAPTVKAGTYTSFQALKQVKAGVLNVGYAEAGPADGPVVLLLHGWPYDIYSFVDVAPILADAGYRVIIPYLRGYGTTEFLSAKTPRNGQQAAIATDMIDFMDALDIERAVIGGYDWGGRTADIMAAVWPERCKGLVSVSGYLIGSQEANRKPLPPQAELSWWYQFYFATERGRAGYEANRHDFAKLIWKLASPQWNFDDATFDRSAKAFENPDHVAITIHNYRWRLDLAKGEKKYDALEKKLAAFPIITVPTITMEGDANGAPHPEPSAYAKRFTGKYEHRTITGGIGHNLPQEAPQAFAQAILDVDRF, encoded by the coding sequence ATGTCCAACGAAATCAATCTTCAGCGTCGTCATTTTCTCGGTGTGGCTGCCATGACGATGGCAGCGGCCGAATTCGGCCTGACCGGCGCCGCCAGCGCCCAATCGATGCAAGCTACCGCGCCGACGGTTAAGGCTGGGACATACACTTCGTTTCAGGCGCTGAAGCAGGTCAAGGCTGGCGTGCTCAACGTTGGCTATGCCGAAGCCGGTCCGGCAGACGGCCCGGTTGTGCTTCTGCTGCATGGCTGGCCCTACGACATCTACAGCTTTGTCGATGTCGCACCTATCCTTGCAGATGCCGGATATCGCGTCATCATCCCGTATCTTCGCGGCTATGGCACGACCGAGTTTCTCTCTGCGAAGACCCCTCGTAACGGCCAGCAGGCCGCCATCGCGACCGATATGATCGACTTCATGGATGCTCTTGATATCGAGCGCGCCGTGATCGGTGGCTACGATTGGGGCGGTCGCACCGCAGACATCATGGCTGCTGTCTGGCCGGAACGCTGCAAGGGCCTGGTCTCCGTCAGCGGCTATCTGATCGGTAGCCAGGAAGCCAACAGGAAGCCCCTTCCGCCGCAGGCCGAGCTGTCCTGGTGGTATCAGTTCTATTTCGCCACCGAGCGCGGCCGCGCCGGCTATGAGGCCAACCGGCACGATTTCGCCAAGCTGATCTGGAAGCTCGCCTCGCCGCAATGGAATTTCGACGACGCGACCTTCGACCGCTCGGCCAAGGCTTTTGAAAACCCCGACCACGTGGCCATTACCATCCACAACTACCGCTGGCGGCTTGACCTTGCCAAGGGCGAAAAGAAGTACGACGCGCTGGAAAAGAAGCTTGCCGCCTTCCCGATCATTACAGTGCCGACCATCACCATGGAAGGCGATGCCAATGGCGCCCCGCATCCGGAGCCATCGGCCTATGCCAAGAGGTTCACCGGAAAATACGAACACCGCACCATCACCGGCGGCATTGGGCACAACCTGCCGCAGGAGGCACCGCAAGCCTTCGCCCAGGCCATCCTCGATGTTGATCGCTTCTGA
- a CDS encoding organic hydroperoxide resistance protein: MTTIEKVLYTGKTHTTGGRGGSARSSDAQLDIKLSPPGSAHAGTNPEQLFAAGWSACFIGAMGLAAGKRKLKLPADSAVDAEVDLGMTGDAYFLQARLNISLPGLEPEVARALVEEAHQTCPYSKATRGNINVELNLV; encoded by the coding sequence ATGACGACGATTGAAAAGGTTCTCTACACCGGCAAGACTCATACCACCGGCGGCCGCGGCGGTTCGGCCCGCAGCAGCGATGCACAGCTCGACATCAAGCTTTCGCCTCCAGGCAGCGCCCATGCCGGCACCAATCCAGAACAGCTCTTCGCAGCCGGCTGGTCGGCCTGCTTCATCGGCGCGATGGGCCTGGCCGCCGGCAAGCGCAAGCTGAAGCTTCCCGCTGATAGCGCGGTCGATGCTGAAGTCGATCTCGGCATGACCGGCGACGCCTATTTCCTGCAGGCGCGCCTGAACATCAGCCTGCCGGGTCTGGAACCGGAAGTTGCCCGCGCTCTCGTCGAGGAAGCCCATCAGACTTGCCCCTATTCGAAGGCGACGCGCGGCAACATCAATGTCGAGTTGAACCTCGTCTAA